The following are from one region of the Magallana gigas chromosome 4, xbMagGiga1.1, whole genome shotgun sequence genome:
- the LOC105348430 gene encoding 40S ribosomal protein S23, protein MGKPRGLKTARKCVNHRRDQKWHDNDYKKAHLPSRWVKPFQGSSHAKGIVLEKVGVEAKQPNSAIRKCVRVQLIKNGKKITAFVPNDGCLNYVEENDEVLVAGFGRKGHAVGDIPGVRFKIVKVANVSLLALFKGKKERPRS, encoded by the exons ATGG GTAAACCCAGGGGTTTGAAGACAGCTAGAAAGTGTGTCAACCACAGACGGGACCAGAAATGGCACGATAATGACTACAAGAAAGCCCATCTACCCTCAAGATGGGTCAAGCCCTTCCAGGGGTCCTCCCACGCCAAGGGAATCGTCTTGGAAAAAGT TGGAGTTGAGGCTAAGCAGCCAAACTCTGCCATCAGAAAGTGTGTCAGAGTACAGCTCATCAAGAACGGAAAGAAGATCACAGCCTTCGTCCCTAACGATGGTTGTCTGAACTACGTAGAG GAAAACGATGAGGTGTTGGTGGCTGGATTCGGTAGAAAAGGTCACGCCGTCGGAGATATTCCCGGTGTTCGCTTCAAGATCGTCAAAGTGGCCAACGTATCACTCCTCGCTCTGTTCAAGGGAAAGAAAGAACGACCTAGgtcataa
- the LOC105348432 gene encoding kelch-like protein 12, whose amino-acid sequence MNHRFDGFKVKDNDEGISVTCDKYGNKFQKEFHRMWKEQILCDATIMTETGEAIPVHKVVLSMHSDFFKAMFTSGLQEAQVSNPSIKLTEHPADIVKGILKFMYTGCLPDLNRETVQDYIMLMDQLQMVSLKNACCPFMEDNIDTNNCLDVWIFAQRFSCEEMQRKSLSHIKHQFGFVSCQENFQHLESEALIFLLSLGELNISGEGVILDSVCGWLENHQGASTETIWDILKCVRYNQLTEKEITEFSDRVFQGMPDQRKEFQNYIQQYRADVQDKPRNERKHIYVIGGYFQSRTGPCSPRLQTVEQYDVIEDTWRSTTQFPVLASSLYAVEMFGKLVCFTSYSTGFIAAFEYDPIQLKWRNCSTEFPESVLKTIQECFKETGALCYCEESSMLYVLCNNNTYAYRIVCDSGDFSVGATQCWRYPMNPSLASFATVTLDKDLYVIGGEERLSVRDVTQVNDVMRCNVQCHEWTQVTPMLEPRASFDAVNFDGRIYVVGGFNSRRLRTAEMFSSVTGQWTSVCCMNKERSHLKAAVLSNKLYVIGGKSYSRFEGGARKVLSSVEVYDPYTDTWSFVQPMLQSRCMFGAVVH is encoded by the exons ATGAACCATCGATT tgATGGATTCAAGGTGAAGGACAATGATGAAGGAATCAGTGTCACATGTGATAAGTATGGGAACAAGTTCCAAAAAGAGTTTCATCGTATGTGGAAAGAACAAATCCTATGTGATGCTACCATAATG ACGGAGACAGGGGAGGCAATCCCTGTACACAAGGTTGTCCTCTCCATGCACAGTGACTTCTTCAAGGCCATGTTTACCTCGGGGCTTCAGGAAGCACAGGTCTCCAACCCGTCAATCAAACTCACCGAACACCCCGCAGACATCGTGAAGGGCATCTTAAAGTTCATGTACACAGGCTGTTTACCAG ATTTGAACAGGGAGACTGTTCAAGACTATATCATGCTGATGGACCAGCTACAGATGGTGTCTCTGAAGAATGCCTGCTGCCCATTCATGGAGGACAACATTGATACTAACAATTGTCTGG ATGTATGGATATTTGCCCAAAGGTTTTCCTGTGAAGAAATGCAGAGGAAATCTTTGTCTCACATTAAGCATCAGTTTGGATTTGTTTCTTGCCAAGAAAATTTTCAGCACCTGGAGAGTGAAGCCCTTATATTTCTGCTGAGTCTGGGCGAATTGAACATAA GTGGTGAGGGGGTGATATTGGACTCTGTGTGTGGATGGCTGGAGAACCACCAAGGAGCAAGCACTGAAACCATCTGGGACATACTGAAGTGTGTCCGCTACAACCAACTCACAGAAAAGGAAATCACTGAGTTTTCTGATCGAGTCTTCCAAGGAATGCCAGACCAACGGAAAG AATTTCAGAACTACATCCAGCAGTACAGAGCTGATGTACAAGATAAACCTcgaaatgaaagaaaacatatttatgtGATTGGAGGGTACTTCCAGTCAAGAACTGG CCCCTGCTCTCCACGCCTTCAAACTGTGGaacaatatgacgtcatagagGACACCTGGAGAAGCACAACCCAGTTCCCCGTGCTGGCCTCATCCCTGTACGCTGTGGAAATGTTCGGGAAACTTGTGTGTTTTACTTCCTACTCGACTGGCTTCATTGCAGCCTTTGAATATGACCCTATTCAGCTCAAATGGAGGAACTGTTCCACTGAATTTCCTGAGAGTGTTTTGAAGACCATTCAGGAGTGTTTTAAGGAGACGGGTGCCCTGTGTTACTGTGAGGAGTCTAGCATGTTGTATGTGCTATGTAACAATAACACTTACGCCTACAGAATCGTCTGTGATAGCGGGGACTTCAGTGTGGGTGCCACTCAGTGCTGGAGGTACCCAATGAACCCGTCTCTGGCGTCATTTGCCACGGTAACCTTGGATAAAGATCTGTACGTCATTGGCGGGGAGGAGCGGCTATCTGTAAGGGACGTAACTCAGGTCAATGACGTCATGCGATGTAATGTCCAATGTCATGAGTGGACACAGGTCACGCCTATGTTGGAACCCAGAGCAAGCTTTGATGCTGTTAACTTTG ATGGCAGGATCTACGTTGTGGGCGGGTTTAACTCACGGAGACTACGCACTGCTGAGATGTTCTCCTCAGTGACCGGTCAGTGGACCTCAGTGTGCTGTATGAACAAAGAGAGGAGCCACCTCAAGGCAGCTGTACTGTCAAACAAGCTGTATGTCATTGGAG GTAAATCATATTCACGGTTTGAGGGTGGGGCCCGTAAGGTGTTGAGCTCTGTGGAGGTGTACGATCCGTACACAGACACCTGGTCCTTTGTACAACCCATGCTACAGAGCAGGTGCATGTTTGGTGCTGTGGTTCATTAG